Within the Arachis duranensis cultivar V14167 chromosome 10, aradu.V14167.gnm2.J7QH, whole genome shotgun sequence genome, the region tggaagtggttccttccatttttttctcaaataagtTCAAACTCACTGTAACCCATATGATAGTAAGAAATAATAACTTTCATCTTTGTATCATATATATTGTAGAACAAGCAAAAATTTAGTAATAAACAGTCAAATTAGAATACCTTATCCCCATTGCAATTCAAAGCTTTTCGAGTTGCACATCCCGAAAGGAGGATCTGAtctagaagaataaaaacatttttgcTAGATTCAAAGGAAAAGATGGAATATTACAGATCAAAGTTGAAGCTATTCTTACCTGAcagtatttcaaattttttccacaagcagcataatgcaatggagTGCTTCTGGCTCCTATATCAAAGCACATTAGTGGTTTACAGATTTTGATGGAGACAATTTAATAACCATGTAGTACTTAGCTTATTAAGTAAAAGATGTAACTATTAAATCCATTTGCAACATGCTTTAGCTCCAGCAGCGCCAGCGCTATGTCCAGCAGGGCCTCATTTGCAACATGCCTTAGTGCCAGTAGCGCTAGCGTTATGTCCAGTAGTGCCAGGGCCAAATTTTCAAACACACTTCAGCGCCAGCAGTGCTAGCGCTATGCCCAAAAGCGATTGCGATAGATTTTGAAATTGGGAATTGGAAAAATTGGCTTGGATGCGTATGCACGATCCGTGTGTGTAAGCACAAAAGGAAGAGATGGCAAGTATGTTTGTGCATGGAGCAGAATGCTTACGCACAAGTATAATTCTTACAAAGGTGCGTAGGCACTTGCAAAGTTGCATACGCAAAGATGAAAAGTGGCACCAATGTTTATTAATAGCACCAATATTTATTATACTCCGTCAAAGATCCTTAAGCCGAGGTATACTGGCATAGTCCATCACCTATTTTTCTCCAGTTGTATCTTGAATTTTGATATTGTAGTTGTAGTTGTAGTTGTTAGATAATGTGATTGTTGGTAAAATTTTATCAATGAAAAAACTGAGAAcaatatttaacaaaaaggtATGTTGTATtagtatagttactaaatacaTTTAGAGGAATTGTTCTAGTGGGTTACCCCTCGCCTGCACCGAAAACACCTCCATGGTTATTGTTTGCTGCTCCTTCGCAGTTCAGGGCGATACATGATTACTCTCCTATGACTCAAATCAAACCTGACAATACTTCGGAGCTTTCCATTAAACTTTTTGCTGCCACTCACAAATTCGAGAGCCCACCCACACCACTCCTCCAACAAGAGCAAACTGTTGTCCTTCTCGCTTAATTTAAGGATCTGTTTCAGATTAATTACTCGTAAAcagccatatatatatatatatatatatatatgaaccaGGActcctaaaattttttaataacaagaaCTTTAAAGATCTTAAAAATACTTTcttcatacaaaaaattttctttgacGAAAATGCTAGATGATGAGAATATTTGTTAGAAACTAGAAGTAGGTGACTACTTTACTATAGTTTTTCTAATTCATTACTATGACTACTTGCTACATACAATTTTCCCGCCAATAGATTGCAAACAAATGTGTATCAAACTATCAATCATCATCAAGCTttcaattgaaaaattaaaataaaaagattatataGCCATGTCAAAAACTTCTTTAGTTGGGTGTTTGGTTCAAaggattttaatttattctaaaaaattgtCTATAAAAACAATCATTTGTatatttgtttgaaattttgaaatttaattcataaaaataattattctcaGGAAAAAAATAGTTATCAGAATTTTGAAATTCTTATTTCCATTACAGAAACGAATATTTGATATGTATAtccaatattaaaaacaattttatatgtatatctaATTATGCAacatcaacaaaaataactatattttatattgaccacataaataattatacaaaagaaCGAATGTAATTAGACAACTATATAAAACGTTTTATATTgtcaatacatcaaaattaaactctaaataTCAGCATAtaaaattacaatattaattgtcaaatatttttttcttttaatgaataaatatgtTTGTAACTTATTCTTGTgaatattaaaaacaatttaTAACCATTTATAATACTAAATAAACATTTTTAATATCCGGATATAACACTTttaagaatataattttttgaaatatattttttaacctttaaattatatacaaattaacTCCATaactgtttttctttctttcttttttaaataattttttttcctggGGTCAAAGAGActcctttgttatttttttttctggtcTTGACAAGACTCCTGTTCTCTTTTTGGTATGATCCAATTAAAGCACAAAAGACGAAAACTATAGTGTGACAATAAGGCCCATTGAATGAGTCCAGCCCTCTCATATTTCTTCAGCTCGTTGGATCtcgcagagagagagagagagagagagagatgaagaGGAGATGGCTGAGTAGCTACGGCGTTGCGGCGGCGGTGGTGGTTGTGGTCTTGTTGGCCGCCTTGAGTATAGGTACATCAGCGGAGCAACTGAGCACAAGAGAATGCGAGAATCTTGGATTCTCCGGTCTCGCTCTGTGCTCCGATTGCAAGACTTTCTCCGAGTACGTCAAAGACAAAGGTAATCTCCATTCTTCAATTTCCGATCtcaattttcctttttctttttaattttcgatctcgtgctttatttatttatttttggttagttccatcaaattttgaattgagCTCAGAATTCCGGTTGCAGAGCTGGTATCGGATTGTTACAAGTGTTGCACGGAAGATTCCAATGATGCCACTGCCAAGGTATATAGATAATTATATATAGTTAGGGAACGATGATTTCACAATTAATCACTAATACTTATATTATGATAACTGCAATTACCTTTTACTAATTACTCTTGGTTACAAATAGAAAGAAACTAGTATACTTCACGTGCACTATTATTGATGCAAATTATATTACTTCATgtgtattattattgttgaataaTATCTTGTGGTCTCACCAAATTGCATTTGAGGAACTAGTGTAGTGCTGGATTTTGTTTAAAGATACACTATTCTGTACTTTTCTCCCTTTCAAGGGCGAGAATTTATCAACTTtaggaaaataaaaggaaaatacTGAGACATTTGGTGACACAAACTTGTTTGATGAAGGAGACAAGTACAGAGTTAGGCAAATTATCTCTTTGCGTGTGCGCATGTGCCTGTAGTTACCGAATGGGGCCTTAGAGTGTTTTGGTTTGTAGATGGTAAGTCATAATTTGATTCAAGGGGAAAGcaacttttctttatttcttttccaaATCAAACCATGGTTTGAGTTaaattgtgaaaaagagttgcaATTCAGTTTGCATCCTTCAAACTATGGTTTGGAATCTTCCAACACCATATAAACACACACTAAGGTCAAGTGAAATAGGAAGGTGAGtgatactattttaattttcagtttGCCTTAACCGGCATCAGAGTTTTGGCTTTTGAAGTAATAATGAAAATCCTGGATCCTTCATGAGAGTGCTATGCATGCAAAAAATAGTACTAATGGttgtttattgttttctttaggttgcaTACTCTGGAGCCATTTTGGAAGTTTGCATGAGGAAGCTTGTTTTCTATCCTGAAGTTGTTGGCTTCATTGAAGAGGAGAAGGATAAATTTCCAACCGTCAAAGTTCAATATGTTTTTAATTCCCCACCAAAGCTAATCATGCTGGATCATGCAGGTGATCAGAAAGAAACAATCAGGTATGACttctttaattaaattaaattatggtTTTAACTTCTTGCTTCATCCATGATAGACTTTGATTCGGTTACCACATCTAGTAGGATAATGTCCTGACTTCTGATCTTCTTGTCAGAGCATCTTGCTATGAGAACTTTGGTTTTTTAGGATCGATTAAAATGCAGTGACTTCCCATAGATCATAGATGCCTGTGTTTTAGATGCTGTGAATACACCTGACATAGTTCTGATAAACAATTGTTGTGTAATGTACTGATAACCTCCATTACAATACTTATGGAATTGATCGGTAACATTAACAAATACCAAAGCTTTTTTATGTGTAAATGAATAGTTTAATTGTGTGGGAAAAGCTCTTTTCATTGAAATAAAAGAATCTACTAGTTAGGTGGAAGGTTTGAGTTCTCTTTAACAATGAACCCTGCCAACAAAATGATGCCTTTCTTGCGTGCTAGGATTTAAAGGTAAAACATGGTGTTTTAGCTTGTTTCTGATTGAATATCTCTTCCCCGTTGCAGAATCGATAATTGGAAACGCGATCATATACTGCAGTTCATGCGAGAGAAGGTGAAGCCTGTGGCGGCTAATTGAGAAGCTATTACCCATTTACCCGTTATCAGCTACGCCACGTTCTTCATTTTAATTCTCGTTATGTATGTCTTAACTCCGTTCAAAATTTGACCAAAAACAGAGTGAGAGTATATATGGTAATCACTTGGGCAAATCAATTAAACTTTGGCAAGTGACCTGAATGACCTAAGACAATTGATAGCATATTTAAACATATTTTATCAACTTTAGTCTTGTAGTATTTCGTTGGTGAAAAGTTTGTCTCGTTACTTGTTACTGTCGTGGTGTGTGTACaacaactaataataataataataataataataataataataataataataataataataaagtttaattactctgttggtttCTATAGATTCACGAAATTTATAATGaggtttttatactttttttttcttttaattgagtttttgcactaattttttttaattggatttctatacttttttattttcttctatttgGATCGCTgtaccaattttttattttttagttggaTTCCTatataattaaatcaattattgtCAAGAGGGACctaatcaaaaaaaaatttgtgcaattaaagggaaaaaaaagatatagggacctaattgaaaatttcgcaaaactataaaaccaacagagtaattaaacctaataataatatcatcatcattattaattCATGCTATCAAGGTTTCATGCGTGATAAAATGGTTGAGACCTTCTTTACTAATTATGTTATCCTTTATACAGTCTTTATTAAGTAAAGattgaaatttttgttaattaaataaattttagttttttatttattatattttacatgcTTATATTTGAAGTTTAAGGTTGTTAcgatgggtaaccggagattaatgagCTGAATTCGTTAGGTTGACCCAATCGTCTGAGGAGGGAAGCTTTCGAATGGGTTCGCACCTTTGGGGCCTCCATCCGACTTGTGAGCGTGAGTGAacggggggtggtacctgcaaagacactccgatgcctaagtcagcaagggtgtgagcaagtctagagagtattgggacttagagatacctgaggggtgtctgtgtatttatagtggtgaaccaataactaccgttggagtagttctatcttttaaggtggataaccgtccctttatcatAGGAAAGTTGCGATATGGCTCttggaagtgggttgagagattttaggggcagttattaTTTGCCAGCTAATTCTCGTTTTCGACTTCCTTAGAGCAAGTCATGGTGAGAGCCAACTTCTCAGGGAAAGGTCAGTGTACTGTGAGGCTCAACCCTATGGGTTGGGCCTGTCGTTTGGACTTGGGCCTTAacgttgggccagggtatgaacagtgtccCTACTCGAGCTCAATTTCTTTTAAGGGTTGGGGTCGAGTATTATAACTCGGGACCGTAGCCGACCTGATAAGGAACCGACGTGATTTTTCGGAACCaacgtgttttaaaaattttcaacagtcgcgtctaatcaaacgtcgcgtcTCTTAGAGGTTTGAGCATTCATACGTGGGGGCGGTGGTAACGGTAAATAGCTGTGTCGTTTTACCTTTGTGCCCCTAAcgtgtttataaatactttttcgTCTCCTCGCTTGTTTCgtttttgaaaacttttctaCCTGCATCCTTTACTGTTCGAAAGAAGAAAGCTCCTTCCTTTTCGAGTGCTGTTGCTTCAATCTTTCTGCGCGAGGGAAAAGGTcagtttcttttcttattctttctatATAGAGTTTTTCGTTTGCATGTTTTGTTCGGTAGAGTGTGGATGGTAGTCTTGGTGTTTCTCTGCTTAGTTTGAGATACTTGCCTCGAACCTTTAGAGACCctattttttatccttttactttttcttttgtaggTTTCGCTATCCCtttctagaaaaataaaatgtctTCTGTAGAAACCCTTGCTCAATGGGTGGATGTCACGGTTCTGGGGGAAGAACCTCTTGTTGATATTGACTTCATCACCAACCTTCGCACTCATCATAGACTTTGTACTTCTGATGAGGATGAGCCGAAATATGAACTGATTGCCCCTGGTCCGGAAGACCGGATTTGTTTTGGGAGGGCTTCTGAGGCAGCCCCTCAATTTTTTTACATGTATGAGAGCATGATTACCGCTTAGGcgtttttctccctttttccaACTTCGAGATAGCCGTTTTATGCCACTGTCGTATTGCTCCTACCCAACTCGACCCCAACTGttggggtttttttttttaaaaatttaccaaTTTATCAGCCATGCTTTAgactttccgacttctttgaagattttcttttatctctttcatATGACTAAGCCATTCAGtggaaaaaataacaaacagcAGTGGATGTCTTTCCgggccatacaaggtcggagagtttttaccctttttgatgAGTCCTTccatgatttcaaaaatttctttttcaaagttcaagctatagagggtcaccacccctttttcctggatgaAACTTCTTCTCCTTGTTTTCCCTGTACTGGATAGAGGCCTCTCCttgtgaaaaatatggtttggaTGATTTGGATGAGGTGGAGGCGGCCAGTGTGGAGTTTATCCGAGAAGTATGGGGGAGAGCCCCCTACCTAGATACGAAAAAGTTTCTCCAGGGTCTCCGACCTTTGTCCAGGCTCAATTAGGTAGCTTTTCTTAGTTTATCATATTTTCTGACTTGATGTTTGCACGACTATTTCTTCCGACTTGTTTTACTGACTTTAGCTACCTAATTGTTCTTGCAGAAATGGCGAAGAAGAATTCCAGAGAGTCTTACTAGAGGGTTCAGGAGGCCAAAGCGAGATCCTGTGCCAGAGTCGGCGGTGCCAGGGCAGCTGGTCCTTCCTCTCCCCCGCATTCTCATAATTTGGGGACCCCCACTCATCCTATTGTCATTTCTTCCTCAGCCTCTTCTCTGCCGTCCCCTCCTCCCCGATCTTTTCTTAAGCCAgaaaagaagaagcgcaagactttaTAGTCTAGCTCTTTTTTCGAAGGTGAGGCCAAGGTGGATGTGTCTCAGTTTGTTCGGAAGCATATCTATCCTCATACTCgtataagtatggatgatgaTTCTGTTCGAAACCACCTTACTATTCTGGCT harbors:
- the LOC107469591 gene encoding uncharacterized protein LOC107469591, which produces MKRRWLSSYGVAAAVVVVVLLAALSIGTSAEQLSTRECENLGFSGLALCSDCKTFSEYVKDKELVSDCYKCCTEDSNDATAKVAYSGAILEVCMRKLVFYPEVVGFIEEEKDKFPTVKVQYVFNSPPKLIMLDHAGDQKETIRIDNWKRDHILQFMREKVKPVAAN